In the Lagenorhynchus albirostris chromosome 16, mLagAlb1.1, whole genome shotgun sequence genome, ttaataaaagtaatgaaattaaaagttcaatTTCTCAATCACACTAGCCAACTTTCAAGTCCTCGACAGGCTACAAGTTGCTAGTAGCTACAATACGGGGCAGAGACGCTCTGGAGCTGTGAGGGACCAACCTGGGTAAGAATTCAGGCTTTGCCGGTTACCGGCTGCTTAGCAAATTACCTAGCCCTCTCCAAGCTTCAATTCTATCGCCTGTTAAATAGGGGAAAGACCCACATTCCACATGTTTCAACTTCTGCCAGCAAAAATAGCAGCAGAAGAGAAACTAGTTTGTTTTCTCCTTCATAATAGAGGTGGTGAAATCATTTCATCAATTTATAATAATCAGAACCAATCTAAATGCCTACAGTATAAGAATGGTTAAATACTTTTAACTCATCCGCTGTAGCCCTAAAAttcaattaattattattattaatatcggttaatataattaagaaaaagttatCATTATGAATAGCTCGACTGCTGAGTGCGTGCACAAAGATAAACTTGTAAGGACCAGACACCTATCGACAGCGGCTGCCTGAAGCAACAGGATGGGGGCGGGGATGGAGCTAGCACACGCCTCCAGTTTGTATTTTTGGGCAGTTATTGTCCAAAAATGCTTTTCTAAAAAGGAGctattacttttgtattttaatgagaaaatccCAAATCTGCTTTGAAACGACTACACTTTTCCCTCACTGTCTGCATTGTGATTTTAAATATAGCATAAATGTACTCTAATAAGGAGAAACTGCTGTGCGGAAATACTTTTATCAGAACGCAGAACACGCGCCCTTAATCTTTCAGTGAGCCGTTTCCCGCCAGGCAAACGGAAGCAAAACCGCCCTTGACGTCATGGGAGGCGGCCTCTCCTAGTTACCATGGTGAAGTCTACGCGGCCATATTTACTGTGGTCAGCCCACACCAAGCTTTTTCCTAGCGCGGGTGGTGGCGCGCCGTGGAAATGTCTGCAGAATAAGAGATGAGAAACGAATCATAAGCCTCAGTGAAGGACCAGGGGCAGAACGCCTTAATCTAGTTAGTGGAACGTAGAGCTGCAGATGCCGCGGATTAGCGGAACGATTCAAGCAGAGTAGTACAGTTTCTGCCCGGACTTTGAAAGCCGCTTCCGTTGCGCGACGGAAGTGTGAGTCGCCAGAGGACGACTCTGGGAAGAATCCGCTGTCCGCTGTGTGTGCGCAACCGGAGTCATGTCGAGTTTGACGGTGAGAGACCCGGCAATGGATCGATCACTGCGTTCCGTGTTCGTGGGGAACATTCCGTATGAGGCAACTGAGGAGCAGTTGAAGGACATTTTCTCCGAGGTTGGTTCCGTTGTGAGTTTCCGGCTGGTATACGATAGAGAGACGGGAAAACCTAAGGGTTATGGCTTCTGCGAGTACCAAGACCAGGAGACCGCGCTTAGTGCCATGCGGAACCTTAACGGGCGGGAGTTCAGCGGGAGAGCGCTTCGGGTGGACAATGCTGCCAGTGAAAAGAACAAGGAGGAGTTAAAGAGCCTAGGGCCTGCAGCGCCCATCATTGACTCACCCTATGGGGACCCCATCGATCCAGAAGATGCCCCTGAGTCAATTACCAGAGCAGTCGCTAGTCTGCCTCCGGAGCAGATGTTTGAGCTGATGAAGCAGATGAAGCTCTGTGTCCAAAACAGTCACCAGGAAGCTCGAAATATGTTACTTCAAAACCCACAGCTGGCTTATGCGCTGTTGCAGGCTCAAGTAGTGATGAGAATCATGGATCCAGAGATTGCTCTGAAAATTCTGCATCGCAAAATACATGTCACACCACTCATCCCAGGCAAATCTCAATCCGtttctggccctggccctggcctttGCCCAGGACCTAATGTTCTGCTGAACCAGCAGAATCCTCCAGCCCCTCAGCCTCAGCATTTGGCCAGAAGACCTGTGAAAGACATCCCTCCTCTGATGCAGACCCCTATCCAGGGTGGAATTCCAGCCCCGGGCCCAATTCCAGCTGCAGTtgctggccctggccctggccctggccccttAACTCCTGGTGGAGCAATGCAGCCTCAAGTTGGAATGCCAGGGGTTGGTCCGGTGCCCTTAGAGCGGGGACAGGTGCAGATATCAGATCCTAGAGCTCCTATGTCTCGTGGACCCATGACTGCTGGTGGCTTACCTCCTCGAGGACTGTTAGGGGATGCTCCAAATGACCCACGTGGAGGAACTTTGCTTTCAGTCACTGGAGAAGTAGAGCCCAGAGGCTATCTTGGCCCACCACATCAGGGTCCTCCAATGCACCATGCGTCTGGTCATGACAGCCGGGGCCCTTCCTCACATGACATGAGGGGAGGGCCATTAGCAGATCCCAGACTGCTCATTGGAGAACCCAGAGGACCCATGATAGATCAAAGGGGTCTACCTATGGATGGTAGAGGTAGCAGAGATTCTCGAGGGATGGAGACTCGAGCCATGGAAACTGAGGTCTTAGAGACACGAGTAATGGAGAGAAGAGGAATGGAAACCTGTGCAATGGAAGCCAGAGGGATGGAAGCGAGAGGCATGGATGCAAGAGGAATGGAGATGAGGGGCCCTGGCCCCAGTTCAAGAGGCCCTATGACTGGGGGAATTCAGGGTGCTGGTCCTATTAATATGGGGGCAGGTGGTCCTCAGGGACCCAGACAGGTCGCAAGCATTTCAGGGGTGGGAAATCCTGGAGCTGGCATGCAGGGGGCAGGTATGCAAGGAGCAGGCATGCAGGGGGCAGGTATGCAAGGAGCAGGCATGCAGGGGGCAGGTATGCAGGGAGCAGGCATGCAGGGGGCAGGTATGCAGGGAGCAGGCATGCAGGGAGCAGGCATGCAGGGGGCAGGTATGCAGGGAGCAGGCATGCAGGGGGCAGGTATGCAGGGAGCAGGCATGCAGGGGGCAGGTATGCAGGGGGCAGGCATGCAGGGGGCAGGTATGCAGGGAGCAGGCATGCAGGGGGCAGGTATGCAAGGAGCAGGCATGCAGGGGGCAGGTATGCAGGGGGCAGGCATGCAGGGAGCAGGCATGCAGGGGGCGAGTATACAAGGGACAGGCATGCAGGGAGCAGGCATGCAGGGAGCAAGCATGCAAGGGGCAGGCAAGCAAGGTGGAGGCCAGCCTAGCAGTTTTAGTCCTGGGCAGAGTCAGGTAACCCCACAGGATCAAGAAAAGGCAGCTTTGATCATGCAGGTTCTTCAACTGACTGCAGATCAGATTGCCATGCTGCCTCCTGAGCAAAGGCAGAGTATCctgattttaaaggaacaaaTCCAGAAATCTACTGGAGCTTCTTAAAAGGTTTTAGAAAATACTTGGCAGTAGTCCCACAAAGGTTTTCTGTAGCATAGAGAATGGGTGGGTGCAGTAAGCTGACTTCGTATCCCCACCCTTGAATGATTACGAGTTCCCTCCTCTCAGAACCTAATCTCATTTCTTGTagtattcttagttttttttaattgtggggtagggggaggggggaagtggGTCTCTTCACTTTAATTCactgtaaataatacaaaaataactcTGAACATGATTATATTATACCAAATAAGATTACAAAGGATACGCAGCATTGTTAAAAGGGTCTACAAGGtgttaagtacatttttaaaatactgagcaAAACAATGTGAAAACTGCACCTAAAGACTAAAAGATGACCTCTTAAAATGGTAATGTACTAAGATAGTTTAACATGTTTGgttgtataagaaaataaagacgTTTACCTCAAAATTACAAGATAATAGTTTTTGGTAAGCCATTTAAAACACAGAATCCTATTTCAGGGGCAACAGAATGCTGAATTAGGTTAAGTACTGTACTATTTTGGAATTACTTCAGAATGTTAAGAGCTAAACAGATAATTCTCAACTTGTGGTattggaattgtttttttttctgaagctaTGCTACCTGAAAAATCAAGGAATGCATCTGATGTgatgttatttcatttatccCATCTTTCAAGCAATATTTTGGCCTGGCCTTGTGCATGACAATTTTGCTGGGACAGTTCTAGGTCAATGAGGTTACTTAAATCTGCTCTGATGAGACTCTCTCTCTCAGTACCTTCCTATTTCTCAATAGTCTTCAAGCCCTAAATCTGAATAATTCTCTCACTTCCTTCCCCAAAATCTGTGTAGGGACCAGTTGATCTGCATGAATTAAACATGGCATTGGACTTTTCATAAATAATGGAAGGTTTCATGCAGTAAAGCTCTCAGTTTTTTGGTAACTAGCTTCCATTACACAGATCTGTCTGGTCAACCAGAATCAGGAGTTAAAAATCTTAGTCTCAGCAACATTTAAAATGcctcttaattttcttatttcaaaatctGCTTATCTGTCACCATTTTACCAGAATAATTGAAGCCCAGGTAGGTAAAGATATCCTTGTAGCCTGAAATCTGCTAATTTGGTTACTACTTTCCTTTTACAAGTAATAAAGCCATTTAATCCTAATATACATACCCATGagacatatttaaaaatcagtaggAAGGTGGGGCTTACCACAGTAACTTTAGAGCTACTACTTAATTTGTCTGTAAGCCTTGAGGATGTGGAGACAAACATTTGTGTGACAGAACAAGTAGTAATAACAAGTATAAACACCTAAATAACCAGGTGATCTTACTCAGGAGAAGAAAAGCCAATACctaattacagaggaaaaaattaatacaagGAGAGAGCGGAGGCTTAGAAATTGGATTACTTTCCCTTTGCAAGGTTTTTACATCTTAAATGGATAATTCACTCTTTTTATAAAGTTTACCTCCCTACGATGTTTCCTGCTACTTATTTTACTCCTGTTTCATTGTTCATACTGTTAACTTCCCCATGTTTTCTATATGCTTCCCCTTATTGGAGGGGATAACTCTCCTTTACATGTATAGTAGTTCTGGTTAATACTAATTCAGAGTTGGCTTGATTACTTTGAAACTGTAGTTCCTTTATCTCAAAGCTTTCATTGAAAGGCTCTAACTGAAAACTATTAAATGTTATGCTCTTTGTTATAGTAAAATCTCTGCATTGTTTAATGCAGACTCAATAAAAAGAATGTTCAATGAAGGCTGAATTTAGTGTctgatgttcattttattttattttttttgtggtacgcgggcctctcactgttgtggcctctcctgttgcggagcacaggctccggaagcgcaggctcagcagccatggctcatgggcccagccgctccgtggcatgtgggatcttgccggaccggggcacgaaaccgtgtcccctgcatcggcaggcggactctcaaccactgcaccaccagggaagccccatgatgtttatttttaataaatgtgttaTTCAAAAGTTATCTATTGAGAGTTCCATGGGGCCTGAatactttttctttcaaatgaaaaaggcaaatcTAAAGAAATTACAGGACTGAATGGAAATatcttttttaagattcattatcTATAAAGTCCCACAATTGAAAtacctatatattttatatgccaATCAGTTTTTCTATAGTAGGTATCAGTAGCAACATCTTGGATAGTCAGCTGTTAGGCTTCCTTTTGTTTGTATTCCCCACTGAGAACGCCTCTGTATCCCAGGAACACCTTACAGGTACTGTATCTTCATTACTGACAGCACTTGTTATATTGCAATGCACTATTTTACTTTTACTCTCTGCCCCCCCACTCCCACTTTTAATAGACTGAATATGGACTGTCTTACTCATTTCTATATTCTCCATAGCAAAAATTGCAGGTGAGAAGGACAAAACATTTTATCAGAgttttagtgggaaaaaaaaatcctgttaagAGCACATGAATTTCCCTACAAAGGATTTAAATTCCACACAGAACAAATGAGCTATAACAACTATTtgcattagaaaataaattagaaacagaTAATACAAGCAATCTCCTATAC is a window encoding:
- the CSTF2T gene encoding cleavage stimulation factor subunit 2 tau variant — its product is MSSLTVRDPAMDRSLRSVFVGNIPYEATEEQLKDIFSEVGSVVSFRLVYDRETGKPKGYGFCEYQDQETALSAMRNLNGREFSGRALRVDNAASEKNKEELKSLGPAAPIIDSPYGDPIDPEDAPESITRAVASLPPEQMFELMKQMKLCVQNSHQEARNMLLQNPQLAYALLQAQVVMRIMDPEIALKILHRKIHVTPLIPGKSQSVSGPGPGLCPGPNVLLNQQNPPAPQPQHLARRPVKDIPPLMQTPIQGGIPAPGPIPAAVAGPGPGPGPLTPGGAMQPQVGMPGVGPVPLERGQVQISDPRAPMSRGPMTAGGLPPRGLLGDAPNDPRGGTLLSVTGEVEPRGYLGPPHQGPPMHHASGHDSRGPSSHDMRGGPLADPRLLIGEPRGPMIDQRGLPMDGRGSRDSRGMETRAMETEVLETRVMERRGMETCAMEARGMEARGMDARGMEMRGPGPSSRGPMTGGIQGAGPINMGAGGPQGPRQVASISGVGNPGAGMQGAGMQGAGMQGAGMQGAGMQGAGMQGAGMQGAGMQGAGMQGAGMQGAGMQGAGMQGAGMQGAGMQGAGMQGAGMQGAGMQGAGMQGAGMQGAGMQGAGMQGAGMQGAGMQGASIQGTGMQGAGMQGASMQGAGKQGGGQPSSFSPGQSQVTPQDQEKAALIMQVLQLTADQIAMLPPEQRQSILILKEQIQKSTGAS